In a single window of the Necator americanus strain Aroian chromosome X, whole genome shotgun sequence genome:
- a CDS encoding hypothetical protein (NECATOR_CHRX.G22847.T1), protein MAICTYNARTLASEEAIEDLIMQAKKIKYDVIGLTETRRRTCDSRGVGGVGVLVNTSMAKNIDSFEQLTTRIGRLRMRRCGPTPALTIFVAYAPTSCYDEEEVEAFYMDLEKFYREDNVFYKVIIADFNAKVGPRRTPEELHIGTHDLQWNDQGERLSEFIMTTSTIHGNSQFQEAFSLRWTWESPGGFYRNEIDHIIVNKRFCLTDVAVVPKFYTGSHYRLLRGRFSLTRRAEKAAKFRERNPRTTSGWDLFATLAGFWEYSAMNNIDIDEQYDRLVEHLHDCAKKAESLKTTKRRLSLETLELIRQRGAARAAGNQELTSVLARLCREAIKEDLKERRAEVLAEAAEAGKSIRYARRSFASRKTRMTALRNPKGTTIASRRRMEKITYDFYSDLFDSHAHLPPEHLREDGHVISEVLPCEIRHAIMSVRNRTAPSPDRIRPEQLKNLPPVLINTLARLFTRYLSECMVPKQWKTSKTVLLYKKGDPHDIGNYRPMYLESCTVTSRLEFRHSTRISSLA, encoded by the exons atggcgatctgtacttataacgcacgtacgcttgcatcggaagaggccatcgaagatctgataatgcaagccaagaagatcaagtacgacgtcatcggactgaccgagacgagacgac gaacatgcgacagtagaggtgttggtggagttggcgtcctcgtcaacacgagtatggcaaagaacatcgactctttcgaacaacttacgacccgaatcggacgtctgcggatgagacgatgtggtccaacaccagctttgactatcttcgtcgcttacgctccaacatcatgctacgatgaagaagaagtcgaagctttttatatggacctggagaagttctaccgagaagataaTGTcttttacaaggtcataattgccgatttcaacgccaaagttggcccaagaagaacgccggaggaacttcataTCGGGACCCACGacctacaatggaacgaccagggggagaggctctccgagttcatcatgacgactagcaccatccatgggaactcgcaattccaggaGGCCttctctctacgctggacgtgggagtcacccggtggattctaccgtaatgaaatagaccacatcatcgtcaataaaaggttctgcctgacggacgtcgctgttgtaccaaagttctatacgggatcgcactatcgcctcctccgaggaagattttccctcacaaggagagcagagaaagccgccaagttcagagagagaaatcccagaactaccagcggctgggatctcttcgctacgttagctgGCTTTTGGGAATATTCCGCAATGAACAACATCGACATCGACGAgcaatatgaccggcttgttgaacaccttcacgactgcgcgaagaaggctgagagtcttaaaaccaccaagagacgcctgtctcttgaaactcttgagctgatacgccagcgtggagcagcacgagccgcagggaaccaagaactcacgtccgtgcTCGCAAGACTTTgtagagaggcgataaaggaagaccttaaagagagaagagcagaagtgctggctgaagctgcagaggcggggaaaagcatccgctatgcccgtcgaagcttcgccagtcgcaagacaaggatgactgctctccggaacccgaagggaacaaccattgcatcgagaaggaggatggagaaaatcacctacgatttctactctgatctcttcgacagccatgcccacttgcctcctgagcatctgagggaagacggacatgtcatttcagaggttctcccgtgcgaaatacgacatgccatcatgtcggtaagaaatcgtacggcacccagtcccgacagaataagaccagaacaactgaagaaccttccgccagtactcatcaacaccttggcgaggctctttacacgttacctgtcggaatgcatggttcctaaacagtggaagaccagcaagaccgtgttgctgtacaaaaagggagatccacatgacatcggcaactatcgcccaatgtACTtggagagttgtacagtaacttcacgactggaatttcgccattctacaagaatatcatcattggcGTAA
- a CDS encoding hypothetical protein (NECATOR_CHRX.G22848.T1), with protein MAKNIDSFEQLTTRIGRLRMRRCGPTPALTIFVAYAPTSCYDEEEVEAFYMDLEKFYREDNVFYKVIIADFNAKVGPRRTPEELHIGTHDLQWNDQGERLSEFIMTTSTIHGNSQFQEAFSLRWTWESPGGFYRNEIDHIIVNKRFCLTDVAVVPKFYTGSHYRLLRGRFSLTRRAEKAAKFRERNPRTTSGWDLFATLAGFWEYSAMNNIDIDEQYDRLVEHLHDCAKKAESLKTTKRRLSLETLELIRQRGAARAAGNQELTSVLARLCREAIKEDLKERRAEVLAEAAEAGKSIRYARRSFASRKTRMTALRNPKGTTIASRRRMEKITYDFYSDLFDSHAHLPPEHLREDGHVISEVLPCEIRHAIMSVRNRTAPSPDRIRPEQLKNLPPVLINTLARLFTRYLSECMVPKQWKTSKTVLLYKKGDPHDIGNYRPMYLESCTVTSRLEFRHSTRISSLA; from the coding sequence atggcaaagaacatcgactctttcgaacaacttacgacccgaatcggacgtctgcggatgagacgatgtggtccaacaccagctttgactatcttcgtcgcttacgctccaacatcatgctacgatgaagaagaagtcgaagctttttatatggacctggagaagttctaccgagaagataaTGTcttttacaaggtcataattgccgatttcaacgccaaagttggcccaagaagaacgccggaggaacttcataTCGGGACCCACGacctacaatggaacgaccagggggagaggctctccgagttcatcatgacgactagcaccatccatgggaactcgcaattccaggaGGCCttctctctacgctggacgtgggagtcacccggtggattctaccgtaatgaaatagaccacatcatcgtcaataaaaggttctgcctgacggacgtcgctgttgtaccaaagttctatacgggatcgcactatcgcctcctccgaggaagattttccctcacaaggagagcagagaaagccgccaagttcagagagagaaatcccagaactaccagcggctgggatctcttcgctacgttagctgGCTTTTGGGAATATTCCGCAATGAACAACATCGACATCGACGAgcaatatgaccggcttgttgaacaccttcacgactgcgcgaagaaggctgagagtcttaaaaccaccaagagacgcctgtctcttgaaactcttgagctgatacgccagcgtggagcagcacgagccgcagggaaccaagaactcacgtccgtgcTCGCAAGACTTTgtagagaggcgataaaggaagaccttaaagagagaagagcagaagtgctggctgaagctgcagaggcggggaaaagcatccgctatgcccgtcgaagcttcgccagtcgcaagacaaggatgactgctctccggaacccgaagggaacaaccattgcatcgagaaggaggatggagaaaatcacctacgatttctactctgatctcttcgacagccatgcccacttgcctcctgagcatctgagggaagacggacatgtcatttcagaggttctcccgtgcgaaatacgacatgccatcatgtcggtaagaaatcgtacggcacccagtcccgacagaataagaccagaacaactgaagaaccttccgccagtactcatcaacaccttggcgaggctctttacacgttacctgtcggaatgcatggttcctaaacagtggaagaccagcaagaccgtgttgctgtacaaaaagggagatccacatgacatcggcaactatcgcccaatgtACTtggagagttgtacagtaacttcacgactggaatttcgccattctacaagaatatcatcattggcGTAA
- a CDS encoding hypothetical protein (NECATOR_CHRX.G22849.T1) yields the protein MRKLEWNDMGVKVDGRQLHHLRFADDIVLITPSISQAELMLTEFDETCGCIGLQLNLQKTIFMRTDESWMPHMPHSRSTERTYPNAPATFIWVGN from the coding sequence atgcgaaagttggaatggaacgacatgggagtgaaggtcgacggtcggcagctacaccatttgcgcttcgctgatgacatcgtactgataacacctagcatcagccaagcggaactaatgctgaccgaattcgacgaaacatgtggatgcatcggtcttcaactgaatctacaaaagacgatttTCATGCGAACGGATGAATCTTGGATGCCCCatatgccccattcacgctcaacggaacgaacatatccgaatgcaccagctacgtttatctgggtcgggaattga
- a CDS encoding hypothetical protein (NECATOR_CHRX.G22850.T1): MAAWGAYKSIEDVVKKTRNTWLRAHLLNTTVLSALNYASETWAFRKQEENAVSIIERAIERVMLGVSHFTQVRDGIRSSLLRQRSKIRDAAAFAKESKIGWAGHVMRFNDNRWTRAVSDWVPRDIKRTTGRPPTRWSDFFTKSFKEKYDALRVPRERRNHWATLARDRYKWKNYWCPLDQFENQRESR; encoded by the coding sequence atggcggcttggggagcgtacaagagcatcgaggatgtagtgaagaagaccaggaacacctggctccgtgctcacctcctcaacaccaccgtactttctgctttgaactatgcttcggaaacctgggcatttcgcaagcaggaagaaaacgcggtgagcataattgaacgcgcaattgagagagtgatgctaggggTATCCcacttcacgcaagtgagggacgggattcgaagttctctcctacgtcagcgatcgaagattagagacgccgccgcgtttgccaaggaaagtaaaatagggtgggccggacacgtgatgcgctttaacgacaaccgttggaccagagccgtgagcgactgggttccccgcgatattaagcgcactacaggaagaccgccgacccgatggtcagatttcttcacgaagtccttcaaagaaaagtatgatgctcttcgtgtcccacgcgaaaggaggaaccactgggctactctggcacgcgatcggtacaaatggaagaattactggtgcccgctcgaccagttcgaaaatcaacgggagtcaaggtga